The following are encoded in a window of Mumia flava genomic DNA:
- a CDS encoding helicase-related protein, translated as MTQQRPDVNAEIAKLKDFQRDTVNYVHDRLWSKDDPTTRFLVADEVGLGKTMVARGVIAKAIDHMWDTIDRIDVVYICSNAQIAQQNLRKLLMADSESVAEATRLTMLSKKLRNLRENKVNFVSFSPGTSFELKSSGGHAPERVLLYWMLAAAWGHSAVRSRKWLQFFRAKSSLSSFEQQIKWFDRSEIPPEMAEALAAAVEKDEFGGVPLRDALEECVDQFAYLRTGKTVPQEVSSRRYRLIGRLRQLLARASVDALEPDLVILDEFQRFKDLMSGDDDSAELARALFDAPGCRLLLLSATPFKMYTLPDEPEGEDHYRDFVATIEFLAGHDRARVVEEALGDMRRSLFSGDLDGAQIARDRAERELRRVMCRTERLATTPDRDGMVREATFDGVRLDPLDVNDYMRLSAVSNVLNSGDLLEYWRSSPYVLELMEGYKVKKTLRAHADTNPDLPAAFRGRARGRILQWADVSRYREIDPGNAKMRGLAGDTVGRGAHELAWIPPALPYYELAGAYARPEIQEFTKRLVFSSWSVVPKAISTVLSYDAERRIMSASDPGRAYDRQITPRLTFSYSSGRLAGMPVVALIYPCVTLAEAGDPVAIARELGASFPLARGTLWDEVHTRVGDLVATLPDGGSPDGPVDQAWYWAAPVLLDRERGHLDGTDEYIGGHAFEWHDDESATRDLRFEEHLEKADAVTVNELGRRPDDLVEVLTLQALAAPGVCALRAVARVCGGNDALSDWNVRDNASTISWSLRSLFNQPHVIALVRGDADEEDEATYWRSVLRHSFDGGLQSVLDEYAHVVAEQLLKDPVELAEEVASEICAGLGLRTSSNTFNEIVARPDGVELTDRRTRSHFAVRFGRTASEDGGVQQREGAVRAAFNSPFWPFVLASTSVGQEGLDFHRYSHAVVHWNLPSNPVDLEQREGRVHRYKSHAVRRNVAAEYGGRAEVVEARDPWEAMFSLAAADSRAQGLSDLSPYWVFPRADGAAIERYVPSLPLSKERHALSRLMRTVGAYRLVLGQPRQEDLLRYLGDRVGDLEDLRIDLTPRRIT; from the coding sequence ATGACGCAGCAACGACCTGATGTGAACGCTGAGATCGCCAAGCTCAAGGACTTCCAGCGGGACACCGTCAATTACGTCCACGATCGACTCTGGAGCAAAGACGATCCGACGACGCGGTTCCTCGTCGCCGACGAGGTGGGTCTCGGCAAGACCATGGTCGCTCGCGGTGTGATCGCGAAGGCAATCGATCACATGTGGGACACGATCGACCGCATCGACGTCGTGTACATCTGCTCCAATGCCCAGATAGCCCAGCAGAACCTCCGCAAGTTGCTGATGGCCGACAGCGAGTCTGTCGCTGAGGCGACCAGGCTGACGATGCTCTCCAAGAAGCTCCGAAACCTTCGCGAGAACAAGGTCAACTTCGTCTCCTTCTCGCCAGGGACGTCCTTTGAACTGAAGAGCAGCGGTGGGCATGCCCCGGAGCGCGTGCTCCTCTACTGGATGCTCGCTGCAGCCTGGGGGCACTCGGCCGTACGGTCGCGGAAGTGGCTGCAGTTCTTCCGTGCCAAGTCGTCACTGTCGAGCTTCGAACAGCAGATCAAGTGGTTCGATCGCTCAGAGATTCCGCCGGAGATGGCCGAGGCGCTCGCCGCCGCCGTGGAGAAGGACGAGTTCGGCGGGGTTCCGCTGCGCGATGCTCTCGAGGAGTGCGTCGACCAGTTCGCCTACCTGCGCACTGGAAAGACAGTCCCGCAGGAGGTGTCGTCACGTCGGTACCGACTGATCGGGCGCCTCCGCCAGCTACTCGCGCGCGCCTCCGTCGACGCGCTCGAGCCAGACCTCGTGATTCTCGATGAGTTCCAGCGCTTCAAGGATCTGATGTCGGGTGACGACGACAGCGCGGAACTTGCCCGCGCCCTGTTCGACGCTCCGGGTTGCCGACTTCTCCTGCTCTCGGCGACTCCGTTCAAGATGTACACGTTGCCGGACGAGCCCGAGGGTGAAGACCACTATCGGGACTTCGTCGCAACGATCGAGTTCCTTGCCGGCCACGATCGAGCCCGGGTCGTCGAGGAAGCTCTCGGCGACATGCGGAGATCGTTGTTCTCTGGCGACCTCGACGGTGCGCAGATCGCGCGAGACCGCGCCGAGCGCGAGCTCCGGCGCGTCATGTGCCGGACCGAGCGCCTCGCCACCACGCCTGACCGAGACGGCATGGTGCGGGAGGCAACGTTCGATGGCGTGCGGCTAGATCCGCTCGACGTGAACGACTACATGCGCCTCAGCGCGGTCTCGAACGTTCTGAACAGCGGAGATCTCCTCGAATACTGGCGGTCGTCGCCGTACGTCCTCGAGCTCATGGAGGGGTACAAGGTCAAGAAGACCCTCCGCGCGCACGCCGACACCAACCCCGACCTCCCCGCCGCGTTCCGGGGACGGGCGCGTGGACGTATCCTCCAGTGGGCTGACGTCTCGCGGTATCGGGAGATTGACCCCGGCAACGCGAAGATGCGCGGCCTGGCCGGCGACACCGTGGGCCGCGGCGCCCACGAGCTGGCGTGGATCCCGCCGGCGCTCCCGTACTACGAGCTCGCGGGTGCGTACGCAAGGCCGGAGATCCAAGAGTTCACGAAGCGGCTCGTCTTCTCGTCGTGGTCGGTGGTCCCGAAGGCGATCAGCACGGTTCTGAGCTACGACGCCGAGCGTCGGATCATGTCCGCGAGCGATCCTGGCCGCGCGTACGACCGTCAGATCACACCACGACTCACTTTCTCGTACAGCAGCGGACGGCTGGCGGGCATGCCCGTGGTCGCTCTGATCTACCCCTGCGTCACGTTGGCTGAGGCCGGTGATCCGGTCGCGATCGCGCGCGAGCTCGGTGCATCGTTCCCCCTCGCCCGCGGGACCCTGTGGGATGAGGTCCACACGCGCGTCGGCGACCTGGTCGCCACGCTGCCCGACGGCGGCTCGCCTGACGGTCCCGTCGACCAGGCCTGGTACTGGGCCGCACCGGTGCTCCTCGACCGAGAGCGCGGACACCTCGACGGGACGGACGAGTACATCGGCGGTCATGCCTTCGAATGGCACGACGACGAGAGCGCAACGCGCGACCTCCGGTTCGAGGAGCACCTGGAGAAGGCCGACGCTGTCACCGTCAACGAGCTCGGCCGGCGCCCCGATGATCTCGTGGAGGTGCTGACGCTTCAGGCCCTTGCAGCGCCCGGTGTGTGTGCGCTCCGCGCCGTAGCCCGTGTCTGTGGCGGCAACGATGCCCTTTCCGACTGGAACGTCCGCGACAACGCGTCAACGATCTCGTGGAGCCTCCGCAGTCTGTTCAACCAGCCCCACGTCATCGCGCTGGTACGGGGCGATGCCGACGAGGAGGACGAAGCGACTTACTGGAGGTCCGTGCTGCGGCACTCCTTCGACGGTGGGCTCCAGTCGGTGCTCGACGAGTACGCGCACGTCGTCGCGGAACAACTTCTCAAGGATCCAGTGGAGCTGGCGGAGGAGGTGGCGAGCGAAATCTGCGCCGGTCTTGGCCTTCGGACGAGCAGCAACACTTTCAACGAGATTGTGGCGCGGCCCGACGGGGTTGAGCTCACCGATCGCAGAACACGCTCACACTTCGCCGTCCGCTTCGGCCGGACCGCGAGCGAAGACGGCGGCGTGCAGCAGCGCGAAGGTGCGGTCCGAGCCGCGTTCAACAGCCCGTTCTGGCCTTTTGTCCTCGCCTCGACATCAGTTGGTCAGGAAGGGCTGGACTTCCACCGCTACAGCCACGCCGTCGTTCACTGGAACCTGCCGTCGAATCCCGTCGATCTCGAGCAGCGCGAGGGGCGTGTCCATCGCTACAAGAGTCATGCCGTGCGGCGCAACGTGGCAGCCGAATACGGCGGCCGGGCAGAGGTCGTGGAGGCTCGCGATCCGTGGGAGGCGATGTTCTCGCTCGCCGCGGCCGACTCGCGGGCCCAGGGACTGTCCGATCTCAGCCCCTACTGGGTATTCCCACGAGCCGATGGTGCCGCGATCGAGCGGTACGTGCCGTCGTTGCCGCTCAGCAAGGAACGACATGCCCTGTCACGGCTGATGCGAACGGTCGGCGCATACCGACTCGTCCTCGGTCAGCCACGGCAGGAGGACCTGCTGCGGTATCTCGGCGACAGGGTCGGCGATCTCGAAGACCTGAGAATCGACCTGACGCCGAGGAGAATCACGTAG
- a CDS encoding phospholipase D family protein — protein MLSPDDRHVLTDALNPPSGMRLDAAAVSTYSLDLTSLLMAPLAMAAHEITSSGVTDPLALLEAVRRYADRTTVFCQAGAIHVPPEYQRLVTFAERCVVEVATADEGTFHPKVWLLRFAGADGSEHHRTLVLSRNLTRDQSWDTILQLDEAAEDTQRVLDGEKVAQFFGRLPQLALRPLPGVHGDSVASLAASARMVRFELPAGFHDGEFLGIGLDPGDRWPLPEVADRLLVVSPFLDRTTIDRLPDSNDTVVVSRAETLDRIGRTALEGISTFVLQAPAESDEADPNGTDQRGQNASSASRGTADSASSLLEPTRGLHAKLFAWDSGHESHLLTGSANATSAAFRRNVEASVLLSGRRAQAGVEAILDDPSLGLRRVLQEYVPTTDDGTSDEDMRAERDLEAFHLALAEAGATLHVTGRDDGYHDLQLTLDAAVPSVGETAIRPISLPARVHRRSWAGGPVTWAEVDTKDLTPFVAIETTLERDGRTTVRSCVITANLVGAPETRARTVLRSLVENERDLLRLLALLLQDPSFDPGFLASSSTESEGTGERRPIFDDLVLLEPLVRAAARGDDGLDRVARLFEDLSDEDNHVPYLTDEIATLWKTVWAAKKASA, from the coding sequence ATGCTGTCGCCTGATGACCGACACGTTCTGACCGATGCGCTCAACCCACCGTCCGGCATGCGCCTCGACGCCGCCGCGGTGTCCACCTACAGCCTTGACCTCACCTCACTCCTCATGGCACCGCTTGCGATGGCAGCCCACGAGATCACGAGCAGCGGAGTCACCGACCCTCTCGCCCTTCTCGAAGCAGTGCGGCGATACGCCGACCGGACCACGGTGTTCTGCCAAGCGGGGGCGATCCATGTCCCGCCGGAGTACCAGCGCCTCGTGACGTTCGCTGAACGTTGCGTCGTCGAGGTCGCGACGGCCGACGAGGGCACCTTCCATCCGAAGGTGTGGCTCCTACGTTTCGCCGGTGCCGACGGGTCGGAGCATCATCGAACGCTCGTCCTCAGCCGCAACCTGACCCGCGACCAGTCCTGGGACACGATCCTGCAGCTCGACGAGGCCGCCGAGGACACTCAGCGTGTGCTCGACGGCGAGAAGGTTGCGCAGTTCTTCGGTCGCCTCCCGCAGCTTGCGCTGCGGCCACTCCCAGGGGTGCACGGCGATTCGGTGGCGTCGCTAGCCGCGTCGGCGCGGATGGTTCGGTTCGAGCTCCCGGCGGGTTTCCACGACGGCGAGTTCCTGGGAATCGGTCTCGACCCCGGCGATCGGTGGCCTCTTCCCGAGGTTGCGGACCGGCTGCTCGTCGTCTCGCCGTTCCTCGATCGAACCACGATCGACCGTCTTCCGGACTCAAACGACACGGTCGTGGTCTCACGCGCCGAGACGCTCGATCGGATCGGGCGCACTGCGCTCGAGGGGATCTCGACCTTCGTCCTCCAAGCGCCTGCGGAGTCAGACGAGGCGGACCCGAACGGAACGGACCAGCGGGGCCAGAATGCCTCGAGTGCCTCCCGGGGCACGGCCGACAGCGCCAGCTCGCTTCTCGAGCCGACTCGAGGGCTGCACGCCAAGCTGTTCGCCTGGGATTCCGGACACGAGTCGCACCTCCTCACCGGCTCGGCCAACGCGACCAGCGCAGCCTTTCGCCGCAACGTCGAGGCTTCGGTCCTGCTCTCGGGACGTCGCGCCCAGGCTGGGGTCGAGGCGATTCTGGACGACCCTTCGCTCGGACTCCGGCGTGTGCTCCAGGAGTATGTGCCGACTACCGACGACGGAACAAGCGACGAGGACATGCGAGCTGAGAGGGACCTCGAGGCATTCCATCTGGCGCTGGCCGAAGCCGGCGCGACGCTTCACGTCACTGGACGCGACGATGGTTACCACGACCTCCAGCTCACTCTCGACGCCGCCGTTCCGTCCGTCGGTGAGACGGCTATCCGACCGATCTCGCTCCCGGCTCGCGTGCACAGACGATCCTGGGCGGGCGGTCCGGTCACGTGGGCCGAGGTGGACACGAAAGACCTGACACCCTTCGTCGCCATCGAGACCACGCTCGAACGGGACGGACGCACGACCGTCCGAAGTTGCGTGATCACAGCCAACCTCGTCGGCGCACCAGAGACGCGGGCGCGAACCGTTCTCCGCAGCCTCGTCGAGAACGAGCGAGACCTCCTCCGTCTGCTCGCACTCCTGCTGCAGGACCCGAGCTTCGATCCTGGATTCCTCGCCTCAAGCTCGACCGAGAGCGAGGGAACGGGCGAACGGAGACCCATCTTCGACGACCTCGTCCTGCTGGAACCACTCGTCCGCGCCGCCGCGCGTGGGGACGACGGCCTGGACCGGGTCGCACGCCTGTTCGAGGACCTCTCGGATGAGGACAACCACGTCCCGTACTTGACCGACGAGATCGCAACGCTCTGGAAGACCGTATGGGCGGCGAAGAAGGCCTCCGCATGA
- a CDS encoding ATP-dependent nuclease, whose protein sequence is MPVPGADFDILGVTIARTPPIDGVVHLTLEPAPRALYGLNGVGKTRLLRTIAQALHGVGAEPGLPDVPTDERLDVHIRLHGSLPPHLERAIGTYADKLRRQLRELGHDATSTHRALIEQVVDLAAQLRRAELSDLARNNDFPPGDLGPWKELDDQRERARQALTEAATNGRLTLRAVGSDSDPRWQIFVACSPSDVVSERVLTETDRCFHELRRDAARGHSVPDMFEIAYWGTSGSPRFLAALPRTLQVPALLIGEVGAGRWHEFSRSERGTTRVVRDWYDGFTLATVTGDVPTAQNADAFTLEHVLSRTEGVEFGALEWDSAELDAELAAHLQELEARANMFLQVVMPSPPALTWDMGSPEDWLRGRSPRWRADGLDLSHVSAAQKRWITLSTSMAAVDPTEDPPHIVLIDEPEAGLHRLVEHRLAAGLGAWSATNSAAVLVATHSPDLLSSPAVESTFVTRDSSMSVELRNVPLSLVDGHSTLRSAHELGLSVGDLWALARVTVVVEGIHDEFVFKSLLRGDIDAAPAGILPIHGGARLRSLAEARLVMTGTDSQVLIVLDDLTVSEGNDALARIKSAAAGPDPAQLRAVLEEVRVKGQKHDSLLFLHQFAKVAAELGHLDRVSIHGLAYPDVICYLDPETVLTSEHPWETLINRWTRDAAPEPPKNLKKWLRREGLLPDDQQLIDEAIERGAIQMEQEGRGLHRDLVALGSRITELALVR, encoded by the coding sequence ATGCCGGTCCCAGGAGCAGACTTCGACATTCTCGGCGTGACGATCGCTCGGACCCCGCCGATCGACGGCGTCGTTCACCTCACCCTCGAGCCGGCTCCGCGGGCGCTCTACGGCCTGAATGGCGTCGGAAAAACGCGGCTCCTGCGGACAATCGCGCAAGCACTTCACGGAGTTGGCGCGGAACCTGGGCTCCCGGACGTGCCCACCGACGAGCGCCTCGATGTGCACATCAGACTGCACGGAAGCCTCCCGCCCCATCTGGAGAGGGCTATTGGGACGTATGCCGATAAGCTCAGGAGGCAACTGCGAGAACTCGGACACGACGCGACATCCACACACCGCGCGCTCATCGAACAGGTAGTCGACCTGGCCGCGCAGCTACGGCGCGCAGAACTGTCCGACCTCGCCCGCAACAATGACTTCCCGCCTGGCGACCTGGGGCCGTGGAAGGAGCTGGACGACCAGCGCGAAAGGGCGCGCCAAGCCCTGACGGAGGCCGCGACCAATGGGAGACTAACGCTCCGCGCCGTAGGCTCAGATTCTGATCCACGGTGGCAGATCTTCGTAGCATGTTCGCCTTCGGATGTCGTCTCGGAGCGGGTCCTCACAGAGACCGACCGGTGCTTTCACGAACTCAGACGCGATGCCGCCAGGGGACACTCGGTTCCCGACATGTTCGAGATCGCGTACTGGGGAACGTCCGGGAGCCCCCGGTTCCTGGCAGCCCTTCCTCGCACCTTGCAGGTTCCTGCGCTCTTGATCGGAGAGGTTGGCGCTGGTCGATGGCACGAGTTCTCGAGGTCGGAACGCGGGACAACTCGCGTTGTCCGCGACTGGTACGACGGGTTCACGCTCGCCACGGTCACGGGAGACGTTCCCACAGCGCAGAATGCCGATGCCTTCACCCTCGAGCATGTGCTCTCGAGGACTGAAGGAGTCGAGTTCGGAGCACTCGAGTGGGACTCAGCCGAGCTAGACGCAGAACTCGCTGCCCACCTCCAGGAGCTGGAAGCGCGGGCCAACATGTTTCTCCAAGTAGTCATGCCGTCCCCACCTGCCCTGACATGGGATATGGGATCTCCGGAGGACTGGCTGCGAGGGCGTTCGCCTCGCTGGCGAGCGGATGGGCTGGACCTTAGCCACGTCTCCGCCGCCCAGAAGCGGTGGATAACATTGAGCACATCGATGGCTGCCGTCGATCCAACTGAAGACCCTCCCCACATCGTTCTCATCGACGAGCCAGAGGCGGGACTGCACCGGCTGGTTGAGCATCGACTGGCTGCGGGACTGGGCGCCTGGTCAGCGACGAACAGCGCGGCAGTGTTGGTCGCTACGCATTCCCCGGACCTCCTCAGTTCGCCCGCAGTTGAGAGCACGTTTGTCACCCGCGACTCCAGCATGTCCGTCGAGCTCCGAAACGTACCTCTCAGTCTCGTGGACGGACACTCCACCCTTCGGTCGGCGCACGAGCTCGGCCTGTCCGTCGGTGATCTGTGGGCGCTCGCCCGCGTGACCGTCGTGGTCGAAGGCATTCACGACGAGTTCGTATTCAAGTCATTGTTGCGAGGAGACATCGACGCAGCACCCGCTGGGATTCTTCCCATCCACGGTGGGGCACGCCTCCGGTCTCTGGCAGAGGCACGGTTGGTGATGACTGGCACGGACTCGCAGGTCCTCATTGTGCTGGACGATCTGACGGTCTCGGAAGGCAATGATGCGTTGGCCCGCATCAAATCGGCGGCCGCAGGACCCGATCCGGCGCAACTCCGGGCGGTGCTCGAAGAGGTGCGCGTGAAAGGACAGAAGCACGACTCGCTCTTGTTCCTTCACCAGTTCGCCAAGGTCGCGGCGGAACTCGGGCATCTGGATCGCGTTTCCATCCACGGTTTGGCGTATCCAGACGTCATCTGCTATCTCGACCCGGAAACAGTCCTAACATCGGAGCACCCGTGGGAGACACTGATCAACCGCTGGACCCGCGACGCCGCGCCCGAGCCGCCGAAGAACCTCAAGAAATGGCTGCGGCGTGAAGGACTGCTGCCGGATGACCAGCAACTGATCGATGAAGCGATTGAGCGTGGCGCAATCCAGATGGAGCAGGAGGGCCGCGGTCTCCATCGTGACCTCGTTGCCCTCGGCTCGCGAATCACCGAGCTGGCGCTCGTTCGCTGA
- a CDS encoding EcsC family protein, whose protein sequence is MTETIDGPDSDIVTDTRAQRASEALVAQLMKVIDEGVGPLGGARDYAESRQKTAGSVDGAIQRIVRESTVGAGGVGFATSVGGIVTTVAALPVNVSVQAVINARMVAAIAHLRGWDIQDEAVRAAILITLAGSTPNAALRGFGIKVGQGVATTAIKRIPIDVIRAINKKFGFMLLAKYGTKRSAVALVRFVPIAGGVVGGTFDAAFARTVAAIAKKSFPPVDDAPTVAADSADTPSSPPTPTDPDSPQPSAPVDL, encoded by the coding sequence ATGACTGAGACAATCGACGGCCCCGACTCCGACATCGTCACGGATACGAGGGCGCAGAGGGCGAGCGAGGCCCTCGTCGCACAGTTGATGAAGGTGATCGACGAAGGCGTCGGGCCACTTGGTGGTGCGCGGGACTATGCCGAGTCACGTCAGAAGACAGCGGGATCAGTCGACGGTGCGATCCAGCGGATCGTTCGAGAGTCGACGGTGGGGGCCGGCGGTGTCGGCTTCGCCACGAGCGTGGGAGGCATTGTCACCACGGTCGCGGCGCTCCCTGTCAACGTGTCCGTGCAAGCCGTCATCAACGCGCGCATGGTGGCCGCCATCGCCCATCTTCGCGGGTGGGACATCCAGGATGAGGCCGTTCGCGCCGCCATCCTGATCACCCTCGCGGGTTCCACCCCGAACGCCGCGCTCAGGGGCTTCGGGATCAAGGTTGGCCAGGGCGTAGCGACGACCGCGATCAAGAGGATTCCGATCGATGTCATCCGCGCCATCAACAAGAAGTTTGGCTTCATGCTGTTGGCCAAGTACGGCACGAAACGAAGCGCAGTCGCGCTCGTACGTTTCGTCCCGATCGCTGGTGGGGTCGTGGGAGGCACCTTCGATGCCGCGTTCGCTCGGACGGTTGCGGCCATCGCGAAGAAGTCGTTCCCCCCGGTCGATGACGCGCCGACGGTCGCAGCCGACAGCGCGGACACACCAAGCTCTCCACCGACTCCCACTGATCCCGATTCTCCCCAGCCCTCCGCCCCAGTCGATCTCTGA
- a CDS encoding DUF6361 family protein yields MTSRLSWLDTDPDQNRRMNELVDLFKDKSAVDELGIGTIRDTFANALFPGTSVLHTRARYLLFIAWLLDDVARHGWTPDRAQQELRSREVKLIKALLAGGEGGGRGVIGEQAKDKLKRMPSAAYWAALRRFGLRLHDTSIAGHFRAAAQEGRRHHEREDDEPGRSSLGVDPQIPPPPRDFLSVASFALTEDEARYLRDKIASRCPGSLFADLVLADPLTDDDLANVSFIWEHPHFETFDARHQRLIDHGQRLHHLQYGAALLYNLILAEKTKSDDLVETYEADIERWLDTARSEVCLDGWDFDDFWLCVAENATSVIRSPTRSFVTAWHRILSTGDVTGKAARTLVANRELQLKGPRSRIHNPSARLQWTGGAGLVALSYRWEVAQRYLLDLANAREVADAVA; encoded by the coding sequence ATGACCTCACGACTCTCCTGGCTCGACACCGATCCGGACCAGAACCGCCGAATGAACGAACTCGTCGACCTGTTCAAGGACAAGTCCGCGGTGGACGAGCTAGGAATCGGGACGATCCGCGACACGTTCGCGAATGCTCTGTTCCCCGGGACGTCAGTCCTGCACACCCGAGCTCGCTACCTCTTGTTCATCGCCTGGCTCCTGGACGACGTCGCGCGTCACGGGTGGACGCCAGACCGCGCCCAGCAGGAGCTCCGCAGCCGCGAAGTCAAGCTCATCAAGGCCCTCCTGGCCGGTGGCGAAGGTGGCGGGCGCGGAGTCATCGGCGAGCAGGCGAAGGACAAGCTGAAGCGCATGCCCAGCGCTGCCTACTGGGCTGCGCTCCGCCGGTTCGGGCTGCGGCTGCACGACACCTCGATCGCCGGACACTTCCGCGCCGCGGCGCAGGAAGGTCGTCGTCATCACGAACGGGAAGACGACGAGCCGGGCCGCTCGTCCCTGGGTGTCGACCCCCAGATCCCACCACCACCGCGGGACTTCCTTTCGGTGGCCAGCTTTGCCCTCACAGAGGACGAGGCGCGGTACTTACGCGACAAGATCGCCAGCCGGTGCCCGGGGTCGCTGTTCGCCGACCTCGTGCTGGCAGACCCTCTGACGGATGACGATCTGGCGAATGTCTCCTTCATCTGGGAGCACCCCCACTTTGAGACCTTCGACGCGCGGCATCAGCGGCTGATCGATCACGGGCAGCGCCTTCACCATCTCCAGTACGGCGCCGCGCTCCTCTACAACCTGATCCTGGCGGAGAAGACCAAGTCGGACGATCTGGTCGAGACCTACGAGGCTGACATCGAGCGCTGGCTCGACACCGCCCGCTCGGAGGTCTGCCTCGACGGTTGGGACTTCGATGACTTCTGGCTGTGCGTGGCGGAGAATGCGACGTCGGTGATCCGGAGCCCGACACGTTCGTTCGTGACTGCCTGGCATCGGATCCTCAGCACGGGAGACGTGACAGGGAAGGCCGCGCGCACCCTCGTGGCCAATCGCGAACTCCAGCTCAAGGGACCGCGGAGCCGGATCCACAACCCGTCGGCACGACTTCAGTGGACCGGCGGCGCGGGCCTTGTCGCGCTCTCATACCGATGGGAAGTCGCGCAGCGTTACCTCCTTGATCTCGCGAACGCGAGGGAGGTCGCCGATGCTGTCGCCTGA
- a CDS encoding nucleotide pyrophosphohydrolase gives MRAFTAERDWERFHDPKSLLLALTGEVGELAELFQWLPADDARELAGDEPLRTRVGEEMADVLLYLVRLADVVGVDLAEAARRKMELNAEKHRA, from the coding sequence ATGCGGGCCTTCACCGCCGAGCGGGACTGGGAGAGGTTCCACGACCCGAAGTCGCTGCTGCTGGCGCTCACCGGCGAGGTGGGCGAGCTTGCAGAGCTGTTCCAGTGGCTGCCGGCGGACGATGCGCGGGAGCTCGCTGGCGACGAGCCGCTGCGGACGCGGGTGGGGGAGGAGATGGCAGACGTGCTGCTCTACCTCGTACGGCTGGCGGACGTGGTTGGCGTCGACCTCGCGGAGGCGGCGCGGCGGAAGATGGAGCTGAACGCGGAGAAGCATCGGGCGTAG